Part of the Acomys russatus chromosome 19, mAcoRus1.1, whole genome shotgun sequence genome, CCCGGCCCTACATGGGAGAACCCCATGTCCGTGCCCTCCTGCCCCCCAATGAGGGTGACGGGTCCAGGCTGCATCCAGGGCAAAGCACGTGCATCACAGGACCAATTTCCAGATcaatgtttataaatatgtacaaatCAGTTACAGGCACTTGAAATGTCTTTGGCTGGAATAACCCAACATTGCAAGATCGTGTATTCACAGAGTGGCCAGGCTCGGGCCGTTCAGCAGGCAACGATCATGGCTCTCGGgctctcagaaaatgggagctgtGGTACTAGGCATCAGCCAAAGCCACCTACAAGAGAGCAAGCAGACAACTGAGTCAAACGGGGAGCTGCTGGCACCTAGTCTGACAGCACACGGGCATGCTGACTATCAACAACTACTCTCTTTTGGCAAGGGACTTCACAAGACCTTAAGGAAACCACCTCACCTCAGGGAGGGATGAACCAACCCCGCAGTCTGTAAGCAGCTGCCAATCTGCAAAACCACTTACGCTAGGAAAGTTAGccattttatttactcatttattcattcctttcttcACTTAATCAttcattttggagacagggtcttgaggATTATGTAGCTCTTGCTAGCTTAAAACACTCCAtatagaccaccaggctggctttgaactcatggattcctttgcctctgcctcctgagaactggaattaaaggtgtgctagccttggatttggttttttaagacaaggattCATGTAGCCTAGGAGAGCCAAAAACTCCCTATGGActaaggatgacctcaaactcatgatcctcctgcctcaacctcccaagtactggaattcaGGCATGCACGACCACTGGGTTAGGCAGTGCTGCAGACTGAAGCATggcctcatgtttgcaaggcaagcatccCACTAACCAAGCCACATCCCTAGCGACAAGTTAACTGCCCTGGTACGCACTCTACTGCATGACTCCAGTGCTGACAACAGCCCTGGAGCAGAGAGGCACCCTGAAGAAAGGCCTGTTGCCAGAGGTAGCCAGACCCTCCCACTGCTCACCTTCTCAGGACAAAACTCAGGATTGCTCTGACGCAATTTGCTGGGCCTGCCTTTGATGACTGCGTAGCAAAACATCGTTATCACCATCACAAAAAGGAAGTAACTGGTGTGCATGAGGTGCAGGTTTATTAAAGAGCGGTCGTCCTAGTGAACAAAAAACAGGAAGCCAGACACATGCAGTCAGTCACTGACAACTTTTCAAACATCAGCCTCCATGCCTGCAGCAACTTCATCATTTgtggtgctaagaactgaacccatggcccaggcgtggtggtgcacacctttaatgccagcactcgggaggcagaggcagaaggatcactgtgagctccaggccagtctggtctacaaagtgagttcaggacagccaaggcttcacagagacaccctgtctcggggggaaaaaaattgAACCCATGgtcttatgcacacacacacacacacacacacacacacactaaacaagtGCTTCAACTCTGAGTTACATCTCCAGCACCCCCAATGCTAATTCTTAAGCTTGAGCAGGCACAGTCCCTCCATTTGTTTCCAAAACCACCAAACTAGCTCTCATAATGGGAAGACATGGAGCTTCTGTGCAACCTCTGCACCCCACCTGCCAGAGCCCTGTTCTCGCGACATGTCCTCATGATCCCAGAAAGCAGCTgtctgctatcctccctctgcaGCACTCTTCCCCTGCACAGCGAGCACACCCCACCAAGTGCACTTACATCTGGAACAATAACGGTGAGTTTGGGATTTAAAGCGTGGTAGACTTTTCCGATGGCACCCTTGTAACACCAGAAAGGATTGTAGTCTTGAGCATATTTTGTGTTGGCATCTCTGGCGGTTGTGAAGATCTTGTACCAGAGTGTGGCATTGCTGTATGTGTCGGGGACACAGTGAGGTGGCTGACtacaggggagaggaagagaccaGCTCGGTGACCTGAAACATTTATTTGGGCTCCCTCCACACACAGCGCCCGGCAACACTGAACAGAGCAACATGAGGAAAGGAGAAATAAGATGTTTTGAACAATTATCACATTTCTCTGGGACAAGTGCCCTTACGTTTGGGGTTGTTTGTTATCACTcgtgttctgagacaggatctcactatacaGCAGAGGCTGGCCTAGGAGTGGGGAACTGCAGGTGGGAGCCCACACATCCAACCGCTGTGCCGTTCTTGGTTTTTTTAAACACGCACAATAGGAACCAAATATGGGGCTACACACCTCTAACTCCAggacctgaggcaggaagatcaggagttctaAGCCAACTTTCTGCTGTATAGTGTTTGACACCAAGCTAGGCTACACGAGACCATCTTAAAACAAATTCCCCCAAaatctaaaaagtaaaataactgtACTAATGTATTATATCCCCCTACAAATACATACAacttaaagcaataaaaatacatctgtaaaaaagcaaaataaaaattaattctggGTCACGGAGATGAAGAGAATCTTTACTTTAGACAGCTTTAATTACAGGTCGCCCTTTTCCAACACATGACTCTTTTAGTAGGAAAGGTGGGCTGGAAAGTGGCCACAGCATCATGGTTCACTATCTTACTGAAGCAGTAGGTTGGGGGCACagcttctttctggttttgttttattgagacagggtctcatatgtaccccaggctagccctaACCTCATTATATAGAGGAAGATGCCCTGACTTTCTgatcctcccaccaccacccttccagtgctgggactacagctcCACCATGCTCAGTTTTCTGTATGggaaatggaacccaggacttGACGAATGCTAAACAAACACTCTACCCCAATCCAGCACAGTTGTATATGGAGAAGTTAGAATTTCAAATTAAACGAAATAATCCTGGAAGACAacgagatggctcagaaggtaaatgtgcttgccaccaagcctagcgacctgagttcagtgcctggaacccacacagcAGGGGAGAAGTGACTCCTGCCAATTGTCCTCTTGGCCTCCACAAATGCAGGACACTTACACAGTGACAGGGAAGACTCCAGGGGCAGCTGTGAGGGTCATGCATGCTGTGAACACCACCTGCTCACAGTGGCCATGGAGGGCACAGTCATCAGCGTTCCAGGCAGCGGGGAGAGTAAAGGTGATGTTGACCTCCTCGTGGGCTTCCCTGCCTGCAAAAGAATTAGCAGTTTATTGGTGGACACAGGCAAAAATTCAGACTGTTTGCTGGTATTCCAATGAGTCTCAAGGCAAACTCAACAGGCACCCACTGGCCTGCATATCTGCCCTATGGGATTTCTGAAAGCCACAGTCCTGATCTGAACACTGAGATGACACAGCCACAAAGTGCCTCACAAAAGTCTATCTTCCAGTCAGCGCTAGGGAGCCATGCcagagcccaggcaggaacagagATAGACAACTTGAGCGAAGTGATTTTCTGTACTAATGTTGCTCACTCAGAACGTCCAGTATCCTGTGAAATGTGACACAAgcatctctgcacacacacaaggagaagCAGAGGGTCGACCAGACTTAGACACGGTCTCAGGACTACAAACTGAAGCTTGTACTAAATCAAGATGCTCTAAAGTCGTAAGGGGAAAAGGCTGTTTACATCCTGGAACACACAGGAGTGATATGTATTCTTACTCTCATGGCACCAACTTTCCACTCTTAACAGCCAAAGGCAAGCAGGACCCCACTAGCATCTTATGGACTTTTCTACACAAAGGCTTTTGGGAACCAAAGAACCAAAGGTTATCCTTGCAATGCCCAACCAGCCTTTAGTATGAACAAAGCTTTCCAGCTTCTCCCAGCTTTTACTTTCATGTCCTCTTAAACCATGTCTACTGTGTCCAGGCTTAGCACATACAAACAGGCATGTCCATACTCcatggtatttattttttgtaatgcTCCCCATAGGCTCAAATGTTTGGATACTAGTCCCCAGTTGGTacaactatttgggaaggattaagaggtgtgtaCAGGGTGGGCTTTAAAGCTTAAAAAGCCTCTGGCACTCCCAGTGTGCTCACCATCCCCTGCTTGTGGGTCAAGTTTTgagttctcagctgctgctccagccaccTGCAGCCATGCCTTTGCTCACCCATCAGCTATCATAAACTCAAACCTCTACAACCATTAGCCCAATTACTTTctaagttgctttgatcatggtgttttaacacagcaagagaaaagtaactaattcacTTAACAAGGCCCTAAGTAGCATTTCCTCTCTGCCAGGAACTATTTTAAGCACCTGATATGTGTTAATTCATGATGAACTGTCTTAACTAGCttttcactgctgtgataaaacactatgaaaaAAAGGCAACTTGAGGAAAGGGCTAGTTTGTTTGTATCTCTCAAGGCATACTTCACCAttcagggaagccagggcaggacctcaaacagggcaggaacctggagacaggaactgatgcagaggccatggaggagtgctgcttactggcttgctcctcatggcttgctcagcttgttttttgttAGTACCCAGGCTCACCAGCTCAGGAGTAATATCACCCACAATAAGCTGGtaccctcccacatcaactatcaatcacaaggggaaaaaaatccacaggcttacccacaggccaatctagggggagcattttctcaattactgTTTCCTCTTGACagacgactctagcttgtgtcaggctgAGGTAAAACTAGGCAGTATATAGACTTTGGTTGTTGTTTAtctttctcagcactgggaaCTACAAATGCTAGGCAAGCCCCAGCCACTGAGTTATACCTCCAGCCCAATTCCTGGTATTTTTGCTTCTTCTATAATTCCCAAATTCCAAGGGACCAGGTCTGAGGCTTTTTCTAGTTCTTCCTACAAGCTAGCACACTGCTAAATATGcagacctggggctggagagatggctcagtgggtaaggagaCCCCAGAGTCAATTCACAGCAcctccaggcagctcacaactgtctgtagcaaCAGTGCTAAGGGGACCCTCTGCTCTCTGGCCCCCATGGCACCAGGCATATACATGGTGCATTAGCCACACATACAAGTAAGCAACTTACCATCTatgtaacataataaaataattaattttaaatcttttaagttaaaaaaaattgttcaggCCTGAGAGAGCATGTTTTTTCACATGCATGAGCCCCTGGTTCAAATTTCAGCatcacaaacaaaattaaaaatcccCTGCACAACAGCTAAGCGGGTCAAGGGCAAATCAGCCTGTTGATGACCTAAGATTAATCCTAAGAACCTACATATAGAAAATCATTTACCGAGAATTGACCTCAGACTTCTACATGTTCACAgtagcacatgtacacacacacacacacacacacacacacacaataacaatgaCAATGCATCACAAACCCCAGCACAATACACCTATTCATAAATGTACACACCGTGTCTTGAACAACATGAGGCTGGACTGCTGACTCCCTTACAGGCAAACTGAGTATAATTCCTGACTCCCTAGACTTAACAACCCTAAGAGACTGTGTGAGATTCCTGGAGACCCGACTGAGTGAAGATGCACAGCAACCGTTCCTTCTTGACTTCATGAAGTTCAAGTCTCAAGAGGAGAAACATGTGAAAACCTAGAACACTGAACCTACCGCAGTTGCTGCCTAACAACTCTGCAAGTAGCTGACACACACCTGAGAGTCCAATCTGATGGCCAAGAATGGTGGAGTACAGGTGTGTAACATTTCGAGAATATCCTCCAAAGGGCCTGAGAGGATCCAGGGTCAAGGTAATGGCCACTGAGATATTGATAGGGCCTGACTCCTCCAGGGACTGGGGCGGCTGGGTGGACGATCTGGCCTGCCCAATGGTCATGGTGCTCTCGGGGGTCGTGGTGTCattggagagatgcttcagtgtcTCGTTTTCTGATACACACAAGTCCAAGTCATTAAACCGCAGCAGGAAAGTATTCCAATCCttcagcaaaataaaacagagagagagagagatgaggtccCAGAATCTCCAATGCAGAAAGAGCCGTGACCTTTGACTACTACACAGCACGAGAGGAAGAGAGTGACTTGAAGTTGGCCATCTCAAATCACAACACAGCAGCATCCTGCACCTGCAGAACAGCATGATAGAATTATGTTGCCCTGGTAACCTGAGCTGCACCTGCAGAACAGTATGATAGAATTATGTTGCCCTGGTAACCTGAACTGCACCTACAGAACAGTGTGATAGAATTATGTTGCCCTGGTAACCTGAACTGCACCTACAGAACAGTGTGATAGAATTATGTTGCCCTGGTACCTGAGCTGCACCTGCAGAACAGTGTGATAGAATTATGTTGCCCTGGTAACCTGAACTGCACCTGCTACAGTGGCTGAGCAGTCAGCATCTTGtaattaagagaaaaatcaaCTAGCCCAATGTCAAACTCAAAAAGGGATCTTggggggctggagatatagctcagtagaTAAGATCACCATTCTagggatccccagcacccacatggcagttacCGCTAACTGTCACTGTAGTCCCAAGGGAGTGGAAACCCCTTTctgacactacacacacatggtgcacagacatgtgagCAAAACATCCATCCatttaagaaaaaagtaaataaatgcagaACAAGAAAAGGCGGTGAGGGCTGTCAAGACGACTCAGCAGTGAACAGCAGCTGCTCCTGTAAAGAAACGATGTTCACTTCCCAATACACACAGCACCGACAGTGGCTCACCACCAACTCCAGGGTCAGAGCATCCGGTACCCTTTCTGTTCTACTCGAGCACATAGTGTACATAGGTACACGCAGGAAAACCCTCAtacatataaacttttaaaaaaaggaatcagctgcgcagtggtggtgcacactcaggTGGACCTttgaattcaagaccaacctgatctacacagtaagttccagaacagtcagggctacacagaggacaCTGTTTTGAAGGGGAAAGGTTGGGGGGCTTGTATAGAAGGGGTGGGTGACACATTAAAATCACTAACTCGCATTCATTTAACAGCTTGtcttcagtttttcattttaatatttatgtatttctatttatatatgagtgtttgtTTCTCTACTTTTATGGCTGTGCACCACATTCATGTGtgagagctcacagctgtctgtacctccaattccagggagtctaatactctc contains:
- the Tmem248 gene encoding transmembrane protein 248, translated to MLCINPLENLKLYISSRPPLVVFMISVSAMAIAFLTLGYFFKIKEIKSPEMAEDWNTFLLRFNDLDLCVSENETLKHLSNDTTTPESTMTIGQARSSTQPPQSLEESGPINISVAITLTLDPLRPFGGYSRNVTHLYSTILGHQIGLSGREAHEEVNITFTLPAAWNADDCALHGHCEQVVFTACMTLTAAPGVFPVTVQPPHCVPDTYSNATLWYKIFTTARDANTKYAQDYNPFWCYKGAIGKVYHALNPKLTVIVPDDDRSLINLHLMHTSYFLFVMVITMFCYAVIKGRPSKLRQSNPEFCPEKVALADA